The Rhinopithecus roxellana isolate Shanxi Qingling chromosome 14, ASM756505v1, whole genome shotgun sequence genome includes a window with the following:
- the LOC115893262 gene encoding uncharacterized protein LOC115893262 yields MNRKRDRCEATLWAGTMCPLCPHLPGEDREACVGQRLAQPRLCGSPPRAPPASLRTTAAAYLCELSAQRRELPLQTRPIGAQCRRLLLQDARLCLRLGRLLPPAELLRPPKHLGRRCWAWARDWEGPSF; encoded by the exons ATGAACAGAAAGAGGGATCGGTGTGAGGCCACCCTGTGGGCTGGGACCATGTGCCCACTCTGCCCTCACTTGCCAG GTGAGGACAGAGAAGCCTGCGTGGGCCAGCGCCTCGCCCAGCCGCGCCTGTGCGGATCCCCGCCGCGAGCTCCTCCCGCCTCTCTAAGGACCACCGCTGCCGCCTACCTGTGCGAGCTGAGCGCGCAGCGCCGCGAGCTCCCCCTGCAGACGCGACCGATCGGTGCGCAGTGCCGCCGTCTGCTCCTGCAGGACGCGCGTCTCTGCCTGCGCCTCGGCCGCCTCCTGCCCCCCGCTGAGCTGCTGCGGCCGCCAAAGCACCTGGGCCGGAGATGCTGGGCGTGGGCCAGGGATTGGGAGGGCCCGAGTTTCTGA